The proteins below come from a single Fusobacterium nucleatum genomic window:
- a CDS encoding ABC transporter substrate-binding protein: protein MKKIKYLLSVIFAIFMLVACGEKKGEAKTEAPVELKKVDFLLDWVPNTNHTGLYVAKEKGYFAEEGIDLDIKQPANESTSDLVINNKAPMGVYFQDYMSSKLAKGAPITAIAAIIENNTSGIITNKKLNINSPKELAGHKYGTWDIPIELNMLQFIIEKDGGDFSKVELVPNTDDNSITPLSNGVFDAAPVYYAWDKIMGDSLEIETNFFYYKDYAPELNFYSPVIIANNDYLKDNKEEATKILRAIKKGYQYAMEHPEEAAEILIKYAPELENKKAMIIESQKYLATQYATNKDKWGYIDPARWNAFYNWLNEKGLTKNPIPENTGFSNDYLE from the coding sequence ATGAAAAAGATTAAGTATTTATTATCTGTAATTTTTGCAATTTTTATGTTAGTTGCCTGTGGAGAAAAAAAGGGAGAAGCCAAAACAGAAGCACCTGTTGAATTAAAAAAAGTTGACTTCTTATTGGATTGGGTTCCTAATACTAACCACACTGGACTTTATGTTGCTAAGGAAAAAGGATATTTTGCAGAAGAAGGAATTGATTTAGATATTAAACAACCTGCTAATGAAAGTACATCTGACTTGGTTATCAACAATAAAGCACCTATGGGAGTTTATTTTCAAGATTATATGTCATCTAAATTAGCAAAAGGAGCCCCTATAACTGCTATTGCTGCAATTATTGAAAATAATACTTCTGGGATAATAACTAATAAAAAATTAAATATTAATAGCCCAAAAGAATTAGCAGGACATAAGTATGGTACTTGGGACATACCAATCGAACTTAATATGTTACAATTTATTATAGAAAAAGATGGTGGAGATTTCTCAAAAGTTGAGCTTGTTCCTAATACTGATGATAACTCAATAACTCCTCTTTCAAATGGAGTTTTTGATGCAGCACCTGTTTACTATGCTTGGGATAAAATCATGGGGGATAGTTTAGAAATAGAAACTAATTTCTTTTACTATAAAGATTATGCTCCTGAATTAAATTTCTATTCACCTGTAATTATTGCTAACAATGATTATTTAAAAGACAATAAAGAAGAAGCTACAAAAATATTAAGAGCTATTAAGAAAGGTTACCAATATGCTATGGAACACCCAGAAGAAGCTGCTGAAATTTTGATAAAATATGCTCCTGAACTTGAAAATAAAAAAGCTATGATTATAGAATCTCAAAAATATTTAGCTACTCAATATGCTACTAATAAAGACAAATGGGGATATATAGACCCAGCTCGTT